One region of Canis aureus isolate CA01 unplaced genomic scaffold, VMU_Caureus_v.1.0 NW_027326479.1_RagTag, whole genome shotgun sequence genomic DNA includes:
- the LOC144309541 gene encoding LOW QUALITY PROTEIN: rho GTPase-activating protein 27-like (The sequence of the model RefSeq protein was modified relative to this genomic sequence to represent the inferred CDS: inserted 1 base in 1 codon): MAMAADVEGDVYVLVEHPFEYPGKDGRRVAIQPNERYRLLRRSTEHWGHVRREPGGRPFYLPAQYVRELPALGDPAASSPPPALRPGPAAPEPLAYDYRFVSAPAPAGPDGTAAKPRGRVSSLCGPARRGASTQHGSPGPGLPTCLYTRPAAPVRPAQSLDDLARAAVAPPAGLLGRAGSFKACSVAGSWVCPRPLARSDSXNVYEAILDERGPARDERPQQVDDPPEPVYENVERQPLPTSPGTASVPRPPAWETHRDAGSGRRYYYNPDTGVTTWESPFEASEGAASPATSPASVGSRESLETDWGQYWDEESRRVFFYNPLTGEAVWEDEPEDELEDEPEDEPEDEPEDALEDMQPGLSPLDPGERRPPTPETDYPESLTSYPEEDYSPVGSLSEPLPSLTHLCSVHRLFILTVSLTLATRHAPFPHAVTFDK, encoded by the exons ATGGCGATGGCGGCGGACGTCGAGGGGGACGTGTACGTGCTGGTGGAGCATCCCTTCGAGTACCCCGGCAAGGACGGGCGGCGCGTCGCCATCCAGCCCAACGAGCGCTACCGGCTGCTGCGCCGGAGCACGGAGCACTGGGGGCACGTCCGGCGCGAGCCCGGCGGCCGCCCCTTCTACCTGCCGGCGCAGTACGTGCGCGAGCTGCCGGCGCTCGGGGACCCCGCCGCCTCCTCGCCGCCGCCCGCGCTCCGcccgggccccgcagcccccgaaCCGCTCGCCTACGACTACCGCTTCGTGAGCGCGCCGGCGCCCGCGGGCCCCGACGGCACGGCCGCCAAGCCCCGGGGCCGCGTGAGCTCCCTGTGCGGCCCCGCGCGGCGCGGCGCCTCGACCCAGCACggcagccccgggcccggcctgcccacctgcctgtACACGCGGCCCGCGGCGCCCGTGCGGCCCGCGCAGTCCCTGGACGACCTGGCGCGCGCCGCCGTCGCGCCCCCTGCCGGCCTCCTGGGACGCGCCGGCAGCTTCAAGGCCTGCAGCGTGGCGGGCTCCTGGGTGTGCCCGCGCCCCCTGGCGCGCAGCGACT GGAACGTCTACGAGGCCATCCTGGACGAGCGCGGCCCGGCGCGGGACGAGCGCCCGCAGCAG GTGGACGACCCCCCGGAGCCCGTGTACGAGAACGTCGAGAGGCAGCCCCTGCCCACGTCACCCGGCACCGCCTcggtcccccgcccccccgcatgGGAGACGCACAGGGACGCGGGCAGCGGGCGCCGCTACTACTACAACCCAGACACGGGCGTGACCACCTGGGAGTCGCCCTTCGAGGCCTCTGAGGGCGCCGCCAGCCCAGCCACCTCTCCGGCCTCGGTGGGCAGCCGCGAGAGCCTCGAGACAGACTGGGGCCAGTATTGGGATGAGGAGAGCCGCAGGGTGTTCTTCTACAACCCGCTGACGGGCGAGGCCGTCTGGGAGGACGAGCCGGAGGACGAGCTGGAGGACGAGCCCGAGGACGAGCCCGAGGACGAGCCCGAGGACGCGCTGGAGGACATGCAGCCAGGCCTGAGCCCACTGGACCCCGGGGAGCGCAgg CCCCCTACCCCTGAAACGGACTACCCCGAGTCGCTGACCAGTTACCCCGAGGAGGACTACTCCCCCGTGGGCTCTTTGAGtgagcctctgccctccctgACCCACTTGTGTTCTGTGCACCGGCTGTTCATATTAACTGTGTCCCTCACACTGGCTACGAGACATGCACCATTTCCACACGCAGTCACATTTGACAAGTGA